The genomic segment TGGCCGCAGGCCGGTAAACATCTGCTGGTACCAGATAGGGTTTTTTACCTGCCTTACGCAGGTAAAGGGCCAGCTTCCCTGCAGTAGTTGTTTTACCTGCACCCTGCAGGCCCACAAGCATGATAACTGCGGGTTTCGGACCCGAAAGATCCAGAGGTACACTGGCCTCCCCCATGAGGCTTGTAAGCTCCTCATAGACAATCTTTACCACCTGCTGACCCGGAGTCAGGCTTTCCATCACTTCCCGTCCCAGGGAACGGGCCTTGACATCGGCCACAAACTGCTTGACCACACGATAGTGAACATCGGCTTCCAGAAGCGCCATACGCACTTCTTTCATACCATCTTCAATATGGGCTTCGGTCAGCTTTCCCCTGCCCTTGAGGGATTTAAAAACGCTGCCTAATCTTTCGTTTAAACTGTCAAACATGAAAAGTCATCCTAAGGGTCCAATCAAAAGCTTGAATTTAACGGGCAAAGGGTGATAAGTCAACCCAAATCAGGCAAGGCCCATGCCAGCGCCCACCAGAAAACCTAAAGACTCCGGATTATGATAAAAAAAGAAACAGTAAACCCAGACATCCTGGACTTCACCCTTCCCGAACTCCGGGAATATTTTACGGCAGAGGGTATGCCAGCCTTCCGGGCAAACCAGATACATAAATGGCTCTACCTGCATCAGGCTGACAGCTTTGAATCCATGACAGATGTGGGAAAACAGCTCCGCAAAGACCTTGAAAACATTTTCCGTCTCTCCCGTCTGCACATTGATAATGTGGCCCTTTCCAGAGACGGCTCAAGAAAATTTGTCTTCCGGCTCAATGACGGACACTTAATTGAATCCGTTCTCATTCCGGAAAAGGATCACCATACCCTGTGCATTTCCTCCCAGGTGGGCTGTGCCCAGAACTGCCGGTTCTGCATGACCGCAAAGAATGGTTTCACCCGCAATCTCTCCACGGGAGAGATTGTAGCTCAGGTTAGGGATATCCGCCACCAGATACAAATGGAAGCAGCCGGAAAACCCGAAGAAAAGGAAGCAAGGCTTTCCAACGTCGTTTTCATGGGCATGGGAGAACCCCTTGCCAATTACGCAAATGTGAAAAAAGCCATAGAGATTCTCACAGACGGAGACTGCGGTCTCAAGATCTCTAAGCGCAGAGTCACTGTTTCCACCTCCGGCATCCTTCCAAGACTTGCGGATCTGGGCCGGGACACCCAAGTTAATCTGGCTATATCACTGAATGCCACAGATAACAAGACACGTGAAAGCCTGATGCCCGTCAGCAGAACTTACTCACTGGAAGATCTTCTGGCAGCCTGCCGGAAATACCCCCTGACACCCCGGCAGAAAATCACCTTTGAATATATTCTCCTCAAAGATATCAACGACTCCTTTGAAGATGCCCGAAAGCTTGCCCGGCTCCTCAGTGGCATCAAGGCAAAAATCAACCTGATCCCCTTTAATGAGCATCCGGGGTGTACATTCAGGCGTCCTGCCGAGACCCATATCCATGCCTTTTTACGGGTGCTTCAGGACAAGGGTTATACAGCCATTATCCGGTGGAGCAAAGGTGAAGATATTGGTGCCGCCTGCGGTCAGCTGGCCGGTACGGCAAAATCAGATCATGAGTCCCCGGACCTCAGTACTCCGCAGGGGGAGAACCTCTAAATTTTCCCCTTCCCCCCTGCCATCCATGTGCAGGGTTACAGGTACGGCATCTCCGGCCTTGGTATAACCCGCCACGATACCTGCAGCCAGCAAACGCATCTTAATGTCAGCAGGTCCGCAAAGGAAACCCAGGGGACCGGGGAAATTCACGGTCCGGATACGGTAAAACCGGTCCGGATCAAAAAAACCCTGCAAAAAATCATTGTCCTTTCCCGTCCTGCCCACCACAAGCTTTGTCTCCGGAGAAAGACGAAAATGCCGTCCTCCCTTTAAAAGATGGCAGTCAAGGCCGCCAGCTTCCGCTTCATGTTCCAGAAGATCCTTGAGTCTTCTGCAAAAAAGCTGATCCGTGAGGAGACAGCCCCCCGCTGGGGCGGGAAAATCCTTTACTCCGAATTCCTTTGCAAGAGCCAGCTGGGGTTTTCTTCCCCTTCCCTGAATGGCCAAAAGGCGTTTTCTATCCACCAGACCCTGTTTTTCCACAGAGGTCTCCGGAAGATTCAGGGCGGAAAGGGGCCTCAGAATCACTCCTTCATACCCCGATCTTTTTTCCACATAACGAAGGGCCGAACGGGTCTGGGACATGGGCCGCTGTCCGGATACCTCTCCGCTGAAAAGAAAATCAAAACCTTCTTCGGACATAATGCGCCCGGCTTCCCGGAACATAAGGGCATGACAATCCTTGCATGGATTCATCGTTCTCCCATAGCCTCCATCCGGATCTTTGAGCATGGGAAGATATTGTTCTGTAATATCTCTAACATAAAGGGGTATGTCATACTGCCTGGAAGCCCTGATGGCATTGGCAGCATCAAAAAAAGGTGTTTCAAAGGATACCCAGCTGACATCTATACCCTGCTTTCTGAGGATGAGAGCAGCAAGAATACTGTCCAAGCCACCCGAAGAAAGCCCCAGAGCCTTTACTTTTTTCATTTAAAATCCCACTTAATCATCAAAAAATAAAAAATCACACAAGACACCAAAAAAACAGGCCTTGAAAACGATGGATTTTTTACAGCAAATGAATTTTTCTTGCAATCCCCAAGGCCCCTGTTCCTATCCCGGCACCAAATCCCATTGACACCATGCTCAGTTTCAGACAAGTATAGTAACCATGAATATTATGACTCCCGGCTATATGAATGCCCTTTTGGCAAAAAAGAATATCCCTGATTAATTGATGACAAAGCTCTTGTCGTGACGGATTATCTGCCCGTCTGCATTCTGATACGGATTTGCAGCCTTTAAAAAAAGCGGCTATTTTTTTTACAACTGTCTTTTTGTTCGCAGATCAAAGCCCGTTCCGTCACCCGATTATCTATCCCCAAACCCCACAAAGAGGCGCTTATGTACGTGAAGTGCTGGGGGGCACGCGGTTCCATTCCAGTATCCGGGCCTCAATACAACCGCTACGGCGGCGATACGGCCTGCATGGAAATCCGGAACTCCCAAGACGACATCCTGATCATTGATGCAGGTACAGGTATCCGCCGTCTGGGCAATCGGCTCCTTGAGGAAAAGCGTTTCCACTATCATCTGCTCTTCACCCACGCCCATTGGGATCATCTCATGGGCTTCCCCTTCTTTAAGCCCATATTCAGGGAAGGGACCACCATTCATGTTTTCCGCTGTCCTTCATCAAACGGCTACGCAGAATCCATGATTACAAGGGTGATGACACCACCCAATTTTCCCATCAAATACTCGGATCTGAAGGCAAAAATTCTTTTTGAAGACGGATGCCCGAAACCCTTTTTTCTGGGAGATCTGAAAATCACCCCCATTGCCCTGAGCCACCCCAATGGAGGCTGTGGATACCGTTTTACGGAAAAGGGTAAAAACTTCATATTTCTGACGGACAATGAGCTGGGCTATTGCCATCCTGGAGGACTGAGGTTTCAGGAATATCTGAACTTATGCACAGAAGCCGACCTTCTTATCCATGATGCTGAATACACACCCGATGAATACACAAAAAAAATATGCTGGGGCCATTCTTCCTATACCGATGTTGTTGAACTGGCCATAGCCGCCGGTGTCAAACGACTGGGGCTGTTCCACCACAATCAGGAACGTTCCGATGCGGCCATTGATGCCATTGTTGAGGATGCCAGGCAACGCATCCATAAATCTGGCAGCTCCATGGAATGCTTTGCCGTTGCAGCGGATATGCATTTTAATCTGTGAGCGAAACAAGGAGAAAATCCATGGAAATTTCCCTTGAAAAAGCAGCTGAACTTCTTAAAAAAAGTCGAAATACTGTAGCGCTGACCGGCGCAGGCATCTCAGTTGAAAGCGGTATTCCCCCTTTCAGAGGAAAGGGGGGGCTCTGGGAAACCATGGATCCCATGGAATTTGCCCATATCAGGGCATTCCGGAATAATCCTGAAAAAGTATGGGATCTTTTGCTGCGGACCATGAAGGATGTTCTGGAAAAAGCCCGTCCCAACCCCGCCCACCATGCCCTTGCAGATATGGAAAAAACCGGAAAACTTGAAGCCATCATCACCCAGAATATCGACGGGCTGCATCAGGCTGCGGGCAACAAAAAAGTCATTGAATTCCACGGAAGCTTTGCACGCATCATCTGCACCGACTGCCACAGAAGCCTTCCCATTCAGGAGCTTTTTCTGGAAGAACTCCCCCCTTTGTGTACCTGTGGAGGAATACTGCGACCAGACTGTGTATTCTTCGGGGAAAACATCCCGGAAGATGCCCTGTATACAGCACAGGAATACAGCATAAGCTGTGATCTCATGCTGGTAATCGGCACATCCGCAGAGGTCTGGCCTGCGGCGGATCTGCCAAGGATGGCAAAAAACAGAAGCGCACTGATTCTGGAAATAAACCCGGAACCCACATCACTGACCCCGATATCCGACGGGCTTCTCAGGGGCCGGGCAGGAGAGCTTCTTCCGCAGCTTGTAGCAAGGGTACAGGGTTAAAAAATTGTTCTGAATAATTACTTATTCAGAACAGTTTATTCCGAACTGCCAATGCTGTAGTTGCATCAGCTTCGTAATGCTGCAAGACTCTGTGGCTATTTGCAAGTGACATTGCAATCGTTTCGGATCAGAGCTTTACAGGCCTGTGCTAAAGAAGCGGCAAACTGTCTGAGCCGCCACAAAGGCAGCGTACCAAGGCCTGCTATGGTAATCAAAAAGCTTATCCTGCCTGTGGCGGGGAGTTTTTGCCGCTTCCGCACAGGGCAAGAAGCTCCCGAATAAGATTGCGTCACGGGCAAATAGCCTGGGGCCTGTGCATCTGTCTTGCAGGTATGGTACCTGGAAAGCTTTTCTGAACAGTTACCTGAATAATTACAAAACAATCTCCGGTTTTTACATGCCGGTCAAAACAAGGATTCAGGCCCTGCATGCAAGGAACCAGAACCCATAT from the Desulfobotulus mexicanus genome contains:
- the rlmN gene encoding 23S rRNA (adenine(2503)-C(2))-methyltransferase RlmN → MIKKETVNPDILDFTLPELREYFTAEGMPAFRANQIHKWLYLHQADSFESMTDVGKQLRKDLENIFRLSRLHIDNVALSRDGSRKFVFRLNDGHLIESVLIPEKDHHTLCISSQVGCAQNCRFCMTAKNGFTRNLSTGEIVAQVRDIRHQIQMEAAGKPEEKEARLSNVVFMGMGEPLANYANVKKAIEILTDGDCGLKISKRRVTVSTSGILPRLADLGRDTQVNLAISLNATDNKTRESLMPVSRTYSLEDLLAACRKYPLTPRQKITFEYILLKDINDSFEDARKLARLLSGIKAKINLIPFNEHPGCTFRRPAETHIHAFLRVLQDKGYTAIIRWSKGEDIGAACGQLAGTAKSDHESPDLSTPQGENL
- a CDS encoding tRNA 4-thiouridine(8) synthase ThiI; translation: MKKVKALGLSSGGLDSILAALILRKQGIDVSWVSFETPFFDAANAIRASRQYDIPLYVRDITEQYLPMLKDPDGGYGRTMNPCKDCHALMFREAGRIMSEEGFDFLFSGEVSGQRPMSQTRSALRYVEKRSGYEGVILRPLSALNLPETSVEKQGLVDRKRLLAIQGRGRKPQLALAKEFGVKDFPAPAGGCLLTDQLFCRRLKDLLEHEAEAGGLDCHLLKGGRHFRLSPETKLVVGRTGKDNDFLQGFFDPDRFYRIRTVNFPGPLGFLCGPADIKMRLLAAGIVAGYTKAGDAVPVTLHMDGRGEGENLEVLPLRSTEVRGLMI
- a CDS encoding MBL fold metallo-hydrolase, producing MYVKCWGARGSIPVSGPQYNRYGGDTACMEIRNSQDDILIIDAGTGIRRLGNRLLEEKRFHYHLLFTHAHWDHLMGFPFFKPIFREGTTIHVFRCPSSNGYAESMITRVMTPPNFPIKYSDLKAKILFEDGCPKPFFLGDLKITPIALSHPNGGCGYRFTEKGKNFIFLTDNELGYCHPGGLRFQEYLNLCTEADLLIHDAEYTPDEYTKKICWGHSSYTDVVELAIAAGVKRLGLFHHNQERSDAAIDAIVEDARQRIHKSGSSMECFAVAADMHFNL
- a CDS encoding SIR2 family NAD-dependent protein deacylase, with translation MEISLEKAAELLKKSRNTVALTGAGISVESGIPPFRGKGGLWETMDPMEFAHIRAFRNNPEKVWDLLLRTMKDVLEKARPNPAHHALADMEKTGKLEAIITQNIDGLHQAAGNKKVIEFHGSFARIICTDCHRSLPIQELFLEELPPLCTCGGILRPDCVFFGENIPEDALYTAQEYSISCDLMLVIGTSAEVWPAADLPRMAKNRSALILEINPEPTSLTPISDGLLRGRAGELLPQLVARVQG